The proteins below come from a single Planctomycetaceae bacterium genomic window:
- a CDS encoding BlaI/MecI/CopY family transcriptional regulator, whose translation MEILRVLWTNGPATVRDVHEVLRRTRSAGYTGTLKLMQIMAEKGLVTRDESQRSHVYTAAIREQQTQKQLVKDLLNSAFSGSADKLVMQALSAKKVTDEELAEIRRMLDELEAKRKSPQ comes from the coding sequence TTGGAAATTCTGCGAGTCCTGTGGACGAACGGACCGGCGACGGTGCGCGATGTTCATGAGGTGCTCCGCCGCACGCGATCGGCCGGCTATACGGGAACTCTGAAGCTGATGCAGATCATGGCTGAAAAGGGCCTGGTGACCCGTGATGAGTCGCAGCGGTCTCACGTCTACACAGCGGCGATCCGCGAACAGCAGACTCAAAAACAACTGGTGAAGGACCTGCTGAATTCGGCTTTCTCCGGGTCAGCGGACAAGCTGGTCATGCAGGCGTTGTCGGCAAAAAAAGTGACCGACGAGGAACTGGCGGAAATTCGCCGGATGCTGGACGAACTTGAAGCGAAACGAAAGTCGCCGCAATGA